CTTTATTTAAGCACCACACTCCACCCCCACCAGTCACATTTAAACACGTAGACAACCCTTTCAAGTCAAATTAAATTATTGGCTTAAATCCACTTTGTGCAGAATAAGTCATTTTAGGAAGGGCCTCCGTCACAGTCTAAAATTTCCTTTTCTGTGCTGTGGAGGCTCATTTTGCCTCTATTTCCATCTAACTTTTTTTGCCTATTGGTGGCGCTGaagctgaaaatgtgcattttatatggtGAAAGTCTGATTCTATACAGCACATTTATCTGCACAGTTATTCTATGTagtaataaataattatttataacCTTGAGTTATAATCAATTATACTGGTGTAATAGCATTTTTCTTAATGTCTTCATATGATACAAGGTAAGGCACACCACAGAGACACAATAAATGAATTCTCCTTGCCTGATGGTAGTGCTAGAATAAGGCCACTTGGCACTAAAACCCATTAGGTTGTTCTCAGTTGCACAAATGTGCACAGCAAATGCCACGTCTAGAACATAAGTTTTCCCGATCTGTTAATAAGACATACAAGTTTGTCACCTCTTGGCTGAACTCGAGCCAGATTACTAAACTGAATAACAGTAACACAATGAAACGTGGAACAAATGCATGTTATAAAGGGAAAAGTGGCAAAAACGTTTAAAACATTATAATAAATGATCAACGGAGAAGGTACTGTTATAAACAATATTGGTTAATCGGGAACAACACAGCTtgtaaaattaatataaaaatatatactgtaccTGCATATGTGCTATATCTGCTTATATATAGTGAGCTGCACCGGAAAGGATTCATGAATGGACAAAATGAATAGACTCCTGGCTGCTGTTTTACTCTCTTTTTTTGGGTATATTGGACTTTGAGTATATAATGATTGTAATACATATTTTATAACAATGTGcctggtgttgaaagtaagaaGCCCTCTGCTATGATGTTATCATACAAACCaacaataaagtttaatctaatctaatctaatctaatagcTCACTATGTCTCAGTGcaaaattaacaaataaataaatgaagaacgTCAGTTGCTGCCTATCAAAAATCTTATTTGCTGCCTTTGCTTCAAACTGAACAGCTGCCCTTTGATCTTCTTAAGTCTTAATTAGGAATAAGCTCTTGACCATATTCCAAAAAAGGTAATGTATATGAGGCCTGTAGATATCATACTGTGCAGAAAAACAGTAATAGAGAAATCTGCATACTATTTCCCCattaaatgtatatatatattataatttgATATCTTCAGCTCCGTTTTTATCTTAATATTAATGCAGGGTCATAAGCAAACATAGTCAAAAAGCACTGAGTGCTTACTAAACTGAATTATCATAGATACTAGAATAAGAAAACACTGCTGGTATAGTCAGTGCAGTGACTTTCTGTCGATAATGGGTTTAAATGAAAATCATAGTTAATACACTGATCACAAGAGAGTCAATTAATTGAATTCCTATGACTTTCATTCACACGAAGACCtaaatcctttttaaaaatctcataTCTTACCTTAACTATTACGTACGGGACGAGTTATGGTTTCTTATGTCTTTTACACGTGAATACGCGATGTTCTTCCTATGCATTTTTAAAGATATAATTTGCAAATAAGCTCACGTGTATTGTGGGGAATGCACAATGGAGCCTGTTGATGAGGAGAGCTACAACCCATCCAACACAATCCGACAACATTTTACGGCCGCCTCGTTCGCTGGCTACAAGCGCTCCTCGATGTCTCATTCATTTAGCTTGGCTACTGTACACTGAGCTCAACGTAGTGAATTCAATACTATGGCAAACACACTACACTACTACCAGCTCCAGCATGCTCGgacagaaatatttttgtatCCACGCGCCTCACAAAACTTCAGTGACGTTTCACAAAAGGCAACCAATGGGACCTCGTCTTCTATTAGGACAATGAAAAGCCTTCAACCAATCGCAGGAGCGCCAGACTGGGCGCTGTCCAATGGCGTGCGAGCCCCGCCGAGAGTAATGTTAGAGAGCTGAAGACTGAAGACACTGCGTATCGCCTGTGCTCCCTCATACACAGCCATTGCAGACCATTGAGATCCAGCGATAGTCACTGGGTAAGTATTGCACACACGAACATTTTAAGTGTCCGTAAGGATGAAAATGACGGTAACATTCAAAAATATCTTACTTATACGTCTGCCGCGGTTGAATGCGAAGCCTTTTACTGCTTGCAGATAATTTTGTTGTGGGAaacctttaaaaacaacaaaattgcCGGCGCTAAGCAGGTAACGTTACATTACTCTGCCTGGGAGTGAGGACCAGACGCTCtggaaaaaggaagaaatgaaaATTAACCTTGACGAAATTCGACGCAAAACGTCGATTTCATTAAATACGAATAATTTTGTATAATACAATGGTGTCGTTTTCGCAAAATGGAGTCGAATCAAGTGGTAGTTATCGCGAAAAAAATCAGGAATGTCTAGCGGACAACACGGTTAGCGACAATGGTAGAAGACTCACCGTTAGCTAGCCATTGGCATTGCAGTGCATTGCAAAGCTGAACCGCCTGTCATGCGAAGACTGGGGGAGCGTGCGGAGTCCGGAGACGAGCATCAAAATTTataaaaacataagaaaaagagagaacatcTCGAAATACACCCGGACACATGTTTGTTTGCCACACTTCACCCGAGAAGACGGTGAAAAAAATTACCTCACGATCTGCGCTTTACTGTAATGGCTGACTGTATTCGCATAGGAAACAAGGCAGCGAGGCAAATGGGAAGCCAGTGACAGAGGCGCAGTTCGGTTCAACTTTTTCTAACCGTGTTTTCTCGAGAAACAAACTCGTAACTATAAGATGCGACGACGGCAAAAGAAAATTCAATCTTTCGTGATTCGAACGACACCAAGGAGAGATTTTTCCGATGCTCGGAAAACGTTTAAATCGGGGCTTGAAATGAAGTGGTCGCCGCGGTCGCTCTGCCCTCTATTGCGTGCAGTGCAATGGCTGAGCGTTGACACAAAGAGAAGGAGCCATATTCTCCATGTTAGTGGATGAAGACGAGCGGCCATTAGGAGCTCATAGAAACCAAGTCAGTAGCACAGCCCGCTCATAGACACAGTACAGACCCAATGTATTACTATACAAGGCGGCTAGTGCAATAGGAATCAATCGGggaaatattttgtcaagatcgCCGGCTTTCTAGACATATTTGTCGTGTAGCAAAACGAACTGGGAGGCGGGAGGAGACATTTGAGGGGGACTTTCTTTCATGAAGAAGGCATTCTCACAAAATGGAAGAAGAAATATTGCCGTCGTTGTTGACCTCCTTTTCCTCAACGAGAGCCTTTGCGCCATTACTACTTCGCTCGACGCAGCTTACTTGGACTTACAGTAGCATTTAATAGGGAAATGTAAAGGGGGAAAATAtcagtttttaaacatttttcgaAAGCCTGTCAGACAATTTGCCGAATGAGAGACAAAGGAGACTAATGGGAAATGAGTGTTTATCACATCCAAATGCAGTTTTGAGTGTTGTATTTCCAATAAATACGTGTTTTTCTCaaatttgtgtctttttgtgtcAAAGTTAtttctttgattaaaaacacGAGTACATATAAAAACGAAGGGGTTTCGGACTATCTGTTATTGCTGCAGATTAGGTTTGTTGCAAAAAtcggaaaaacattttttttgttgttgtttaacaCCAAATCCACTCTTGCAGTCCCACGGGTGGTTAAGGTTTATGCCGTGCAGCTGAACTTTTGCAGTGTGGCGTTTCGGAGTGATACCGGGACGTTTATCGCTGCAAACAAAACGCACATTAATGGGCGCTGCTGTGATGGGATTTCCTTCTTTTAATGCGCAGCGGTGTTTATAGGCATTTTGTAAAGCACCATAATGGGAGCTGACCGCGGATCAGCGACTTTTATGTTAAGGGCACGGTGAAATGGCAccgataaataaaataatgttcacCGCGTCAGCTCCGTCCGTGCTGGGCGGTTTTATTTTAGAGGACAGCTTTAACTGATCCTAACTTAGTACAGTTtgacagcaggaggaggggggtggggggtgactTAGTAGTGCGTGTGGTCAATAGAGAGACATGAAACATGTCCTCATTGTGCGGGTTGGTGGAGTATTGTAGGTAACTAGGAATGACAAGCCCATTACTTATCTTACAGGATActtataaattattatattgaattatttaaattataccCATTAAGAAATACGCAGTCTTTAATGTTATATTCTGGCTAATAGTAACACAATTTTAAATACCTGTGCAGTTAAACAGCCTAtctacattaaaaataaataaattaaaaaaaaattattttatttatttttagattctgCCACCAGGATGGGGAAGGATCCAACCAAGCCGAGGGGGAAAATGTCCTCCTATGCATATTTTGTCCAGACCTGTCGGGAGGAGCACAAGAAGAAACACCCCGAGGCTTCGGTTAACTTTGCCGAGTTTTCCAAGAAGTGCTCCGAGCGATGGAAGGtagttgaggttttttttttttttttttttttcttaactgaAAGTTGTATTCCTGCTGACAGGACAGGTCAAGGATATATCAGATGCAGGATGTTGTTGGTTGCACCTCTTGGCtacagttgaacaggtgcaggCGTTGTGTAATGAGTAACACTatctgaaaccaaaaataaacaaataagtaAACTTGCGAAAAGAGGGTGGTTCCTCAGAAGGTGCAATTAGCGAGATGCCTCTTTGTTTTCAGACAATGTCTGCCAAGGAGAAGGGCAAATTTGAGGACATGGCCAGGCAGGACAAGGTGCGCTACGAGAGGGAGATGATGAACTACGTCCCAGCGAGgggagggaagaagaagaagaagtacaAGGACCCTAATGCCCCCAAGAGACCTCCGTAAGTATTGCAAAACCacattttaggatttttttttttaagactggtGAGAGAAAACCtctttttaaagaacaaaagTGTGAGGCATGTAAATAAACATTTCTTTCTTCCTGTCTTTTCCCCCAGATCTGCCTTCTTCATCTTTTGCTCAGAGTTCCGCCCTAAGGTGAAAAGCGAGAGCCCCGGTCTGTCAATCGGAGATGTCGCCAAGAAACTGGGCGAGCTGTGGAACAGCACCTCATCAGAGGACAAGCAGCCCTATGAGAAGAAGGCAGCCAAACTGAAGGAGAAGTACGAGAAGGTAAAAAGAAAGCAGCCAGCCGGAGGAAGCTGAACGCACACGGAGCTCTGTGTGACGAGTGGCTCGCCGCTTGTGTCCCAACATTGGTTCACCGTGTTTTCGCTCCTCCTTTGCAGGACATCGCGGCGTATCGCGCAAAGGGCAAACCAGGCAGCGGAGCGCCGGCGAAAGCTCCCGCCAAGGCGGAGAAAAAAGACGAGGACGACGAGGATGAGGAcgaagacgaggaggaggaggatgaagatgatgatgaggatgatgatgagtaGATGGCAGGTGAAATAAAGTGGTCATTTTCTTGTTTATAAAGCATTTAACCCCCTTGTACACACTTCACTTATTGAAAGAAAATACATTAGTATCCAAGgggtaaaaaaaatcaacaaaaaaggCTGTGTATATCAGTTGTTTTTAtgctgtacagttttttttttttctcctttttgtatAGTTAACACTACACAAGTATCGTGTCTGTATCTTTCTGCCAGTCTTATTTTTCCAGTGGTAGTTCCTAGACCACTATCCTGCCTGGTACAGTGTAAAGGGGTGGGCTTACAGTATTTACCCTAGCTAGAGGTGCACAGCACATAAAAATGTTCGGAGTTAGATCtgagtgcttcttttttttttccctttacctgtgtgtttttcttttaaattacatGACGTATCACAGTTTTACTGATCTTTATGTACCACTGTaatagcaaaaacaaaaaaaaacaaaaacaaaaaaaaaaacgccttGTTTATTGTTGGAAATTAAATTGCTTCTGATGtcaataaactttttttttaataaattggtTTTGTACTGTGTATAGGGTaaatctttaaaacaaaaaaaaagggttgctttatttgtgtgtgtgtgtggttaaacTGGTAAAGTAAAGGTAAGATTAGAGGTTGGATACATGGCAGCTGTCTGTGAACAATCTTGTTTTCTGCTTATCAGCTCTACCAAAATCAATGTGAGCAGCagataaatgtaatttaaactAGCGCCACTTGGAAATATACTGATCTAACAGACCATTCTGTTTCGAGAGCCTGAGGATCACTAGTTTCTGTCTTTCTGGAGGTGAGATGTATATTAACTTGCATCGCTGTTAAGTGAAACTGACTGGACATTATGATGCCCAGAGACGACTCTGCCCTCCATGAGTTGTTTTTATGAAGTATGACTCATCACAACTGTTTGTatcctgtgtgtttttcagtctaCTGTGCAAACAAGCTGTGTTAGGCTCCGTGCCACAGTGGAGGTACATTGAAAGTTGTAGCTTTCCTGCCTGCTCCGCATGCCAACATGCATCAGTgactcttcctgttttatttagatACAGCTGCTTCATCTCCCGTGTTCTCTTGGTCCCGTCTAGGGTATAAAAAAAAGGGACATTTATGTAAGAAGGATTatgtgatttgaaaacgctgtGACATAAGAATATGGCTGGTGCAGTCAAACCTAAAAGCCACACTTGTACTGTACATCATGGCCTCAGCGGCACAGTCCACTCCCCCCTGGGAGAGGGCTCATTGAGGAAGGGGCTTACCAACTCCCAGCCTGAGCATATGCAAGTCTGCACAGATCAGGAGCTGGGCTGGGGTGTAAATTACTAGGATGCACCTTCCACTGTGCTATATCAGTCTTCAGTCTCTGCAGTAAAGTCAGCTTTGGCCTACTGTGTGAGCTTTTGGTATCAAGTGGGCCagaggacagacagacacaggacaGCAGCTGACCTCTGCACTGCTTTGATAAAAGCCCAGCCAGCCCCTAAAGGTAACGGCTTCCTGCTGGccctgggtgtgtgtgtgtgtgtgttgggtggggtggggtggggtggggtggggtggggtgggtgggggtcgATATCTCCCATTGTTCCTCAAAATTACAAAAGCTGCGCACAATGCGAACTTGAGGCAGACCTCGCTTACCAAATATTTGACAGCTGCGCGCTCCTCTCAGCGCTGGGTATttccctgctgtttctgtgctcacTGTGCCAATATGGTCTGCTCGCAGTTTACAGCAGACTGTGGAAGCGGTTAAAATGGTGAATGTTTACACTCACATCCACTGTACGGGCCAGCTGGAGTTGGATTGTGTTGGTGAGTGGCAGGAAGAGGGAAACTATGCAGAAACAGTTGCAGTTGCCTCGTGGCTGCGCTCAGCTGTTGATCAGTTTCTGTGTgggccttttctttctttcttttttttttttttttcttcaggccaGGAGTGCGCATACAGTATAGCAGGCTTTAGCCACACAGCGCCACTGCTGGATCTAAAAGCCCCGCTAATCTCAGCCACCTGGTCTTCTCTGGGCACACCGCGCTCCATCTGCGGTCTCCGGGCGACACCTAGTGGACAGATTGTGCGCTTGCATCCAGACTAGTGATGACGTCCATGATTGCAgtttaaatcattaaaattaaaagtctTCCgtttaaatattgatttaaggTAGAAATCTGTTCGTTCAAGGTTAATGTGCATTTTAATAGTATAAGTATATAAACTCGTGTAGAAGAAAAATCTAGAAAAGCTCATGTCTTCCTTAGGTTCTCTAATGGTGTTGATCATGACAGTTTACGCAACTGGGTTGGCATCCCTGGTACAGCTTTCAAGTGGTTCTCATCATACTTACCTGACagacacttcagaattcatatTAATTCATCTGCACCCCCGTCTCCTATTTTTTAATGGTCTTGAGCAGTAATTAGGTGCAacagtgaagatgcaaggagcaAAAGCAGTGGAGGCAGAtgcctggggtcaaccatccaaagcaatggacagtgcgcGAGAGAGGTGAAGAGGAGAGTACAGGCgaggtggagtgggtggagacgagtgccAGGGGTGATTTGGGACAGAAGGAAAGCAGCACGAATGATAGGGAAGTTTTCCAAGATGTTAgagagacctgctgtgatgtatggtttggagagagtgatactgacaaaaagacaggaggtggagctggaggtggaagAGGTGATGATGCTGACATCTTTGTTGGGGGTGACCAGGATGGAAAAGATTAGGAacgagtacatcagagggacagctcgaGCTGAGCtaaggttgagcagtttggagacaaagttagagaggcaaagctgagatgatttggacatgtgcagaggaggcatAGTGGATATTATTGGACAAAGAGTGTTGAATAT
The window above is part of the Archocentrus centrarchus isolate MPI-CPG fArcCen1 chromosome 14, fArcCen1, whole genome shotgun sequence genome. Proteins encoded here:
- the hmgb1a gene encoding high mobility group protein B1a; the protein is MGKDPTKPRGKMSSYAYFVQTCREEHKKKHPEASVNFAEFSKKCSERWKTMSAKEKGKFEDMARQDKVRYEREMMNYVPARGGKKKKKYKDPNAPKRPPSAFFIFCSEFRPKVKSESPGLSIGDVAKKLGELWNSTSSEDKQPYEKKAAKLKEKYEKDIAAYRAKGKPGSGAPAKAPAKAEKKDEDDEDEDEDEEEEDEDDDEDDDE